From Deltaproteobacteria bacterium, one genomic window encodes:
- a CDS encoding DUF2804 domain-containing protein — MARGDYRSCYDEREITSAVDLCDERGRLNPAAIGWSRQPLVRANLNGHWPRKKRWNFWNWISPRFVFSVTLADIDYAAFCQVTFTDFETKQSLAGTALARPHSFPMPEHVDRAITFRGGGMEYANGPTDGGLKVDFTGQAKSGESIVADFVVHRPAGHETLNIVVPWSATRFQLNSKSNTMPCEGIVTVAGRRYVMDPAECHAVQDFGRGVWPYRSFWNWGVSTGVQDGIRIGVNVGAKWTTGTGDNENGLCINGRLYKIMEDLHWQYDRRDWKQPWRVRAEHTRMVDLTLQPIVAHQPMLNVGVLRSGGVCAFGRWQGTIRFDGNEVRVRDLIGWAEEFEHRW; from the coding sequence ATGGCCCGCGGCGACTATCGCTCGTGCTACGACGAGCGCGAGATTACCTCGGCCGTTGATCTGTGCGACGAACGCGGCCGGCTGAATCCTGCCGCCATCGGTTGGTCGCGTCAGCCGCTGGTGCGCGCGAATCTCAATGGCCACTGGCCACGCAAGAAGCGGTGGAATTTTTGGAATTGGATCAGTCCGCGCTTCGTGTTCTCAGTCACACTCGCCGACATCGACTACGCCGCCTTCTGCCAGGTGACGTTCACCGACTTCGAAACCAAGCAATCACTCGCCGGCACGGCGCTCGCCCGACCGCACTCGTTCCCGATGCCCGAACACGTCGACCGCGCGATCACGTTTCGCGGCGGTGGGATGGAATATGCGAACGGTCCCACGGATGGCGGCCTCAAGGTCGACTTCACCGGCCAGGCGAAGTCGGGCGAGTCAATCGTGGCCGACTTCGTTGTGCACCGACCCGCGGGGCATGAGACGCTCAACATCGTCGTGCCGTGGAGTGCGACGCGCTTTCAGCTCAACTCGAAGTCGAACACGATGCCATGTGAGGGAATCGTCACCGTTGCGGGGCGCCGCTACGTCATGGATCCCGCCGAATGCCATGCCGTGCAGGACTTCGGCCGCGGGGTGTGGCCATACCGCTCGTTTTGGAACTGGGGCGTATCCACCGGCGTGCAGGACGGCATCCGCATCGGTGTAAACGTCGGTGCGAAGTGGACCACCGGCACCGGCGACAACGAGAACGGCCTGTGCATCAACGGCCGGCTCTACAAGATTATGGAGGACCTGCACTGGCAGTATGACCGGCGCGATTGGAAGCAGCCGTGGCGCGTGCGCGCCGAACACACCAGGATGGTCGATCTAACGCTGCAGCCGATCGTCGCCCACCAGCCCATGCTGAACGTCGGCGTGCTGCGTTCCGGCGGAGTGTGCGCGTTCGGTCGCTGGCAGGGCACGATTCGTTTCGATGGCAACGAGGTGCGTGTCCGCGATCTGATCGGCTGGGCGGAGGAGTTCGAGCATCGTTGGTGA